The sequence below is a genomic window from Penaeus monodon isolate SGIC_2016 chromosome 14, NSTDA_Pmon_1, whole genome shotgun sequence.
CAAGCGGAGGTGTTCATCCGATAAAatggaatatagataaataaataaataaataaataaatagataaataaataaataaataaataaataaataaataaataaattatatatatatatatatatatatatatatatatatatatatatatatatatatatacagatgtgtgtgtgtgtgtgtgtgtgtgtgtgttcatccgaTGAACAATATCTTTCTGATTTTCCCAGAAATTTACTTAAGGAATTGACTTCTGATATATGTAGTAGCGTCGACTTGCTATAATaatggaatatgtatatatatgtatatacacacacacacacacacacacacacacacacacacacacacatatatatatataattatatcatatataatataatataatatatatatatataatattatatatattattgtgtgtgtgtgtgtgtgtgtgtgtgtgtgtgtgtgtgtgtgtgtgtgtgtgtgtgtgtgtgtgtatgtgtgtgtgtgaatgtatgtattacAATCGGAAAATGTCACTTTTAATCACAAATATGTCTCACTAAAACCTACTCACCCTGTGCCTGAGAGGGAAGTACTTTGCATTgagatttttaaacataaaaatgtcATGTGTGAATTATATTGTGACATGTTGTGCGAACTGTAAGATTTATGTAAAGAAATGCTGGGGGCAACGATGCTTGAAAAatgttagatttttttgttaGATGTTTTAGAGAGCAAGATGCCTAAGGTTGCATTTAAGAAATGTATGTTTTGCTTTACATTTTCCACGCACTctgacatataaacatacacaaacacaaatctatccaaatatatatctatctcttcatctatcagttctctgtctatctatctaaaaccaagaaaaaaatagaaaaggttaCTGTACATGTAtcgaaaactcctttttttttctttctttcttaaaaccATTGTGTCTGCCATTCAGCGTGGAAGTGGCTTTACGTGTCCTAGACGAGCGACGTCCAGAACCAAAGTAAatgcactataaaaaaaaaaaaaaaaaaaaagaacagacataCATTCAACTGTCGGATATCTGATACTTTGTGAAGCTCCCCTGTCTCGTTCATCTTGATAAATAAGTaggctattttttgttttttgttgcgtCTGTGGTTTGATTTATTTCGTTGGTGTCATTACTTTTTTTGATTATTTCGTATTGGATCATCTGTTTTCGCTATCCttcttgtgataatgataaatatgatatcactatcattatcattacggctgtaaataactaatatttttatcattatttaccattattatcaatagcatcattagcctaattattattttctagacTCGTAGAACCTTAATGGAAATCTACCTATGAAAGTacataatgagaagaaaaaaaacatgaaaaacaataaatgaataaacattatGGCAAtaccataaacaaacaaacaccagcTAACGAAAcaaacaatacagaaaaaaatgagtaagaaagtgagaaaagaggacAACAAATCTCAGCGCCTGGAAACTGCTCGGCGCTTCTTCTCGGCCGGATTCTGAGCCAAGGCGGatcacggaggaggaggaggaggaggaggaggaggaggaggaggaggaggaggaggaggaggaggaggaggaggaggaggaggaggaggaggaggaggaggagggggaggaggaggaggaggaggaggaggaggaggaggaggcgcgggTATGGCTGTAACGGTCATTTATCTCACTCCCGCCTGAACACTCTTAACAAGCTCGTTCGCAGTCTTGACCTGAGATCATCTTCAGGCTTGGCGCTGACACAGAGGCGAGGGAGTGGCCTcttgggttcagttttctcgtATCTGGCTTTTGGTGCTGCGGTTGTTCGTTAGTTCGGCTGTGGCTGCGAGCCCTGGTGGCCGAGGCTGCGGAGCACTGTCTGGCTGCGCTCAGACACAGTTGTACAGCagaaacatgtgtatgtatgtatgaatatatatatatatatatatatatatatatatatatacatacatacatacatatatatttatatacatatatatacgaatatatatatatatatatatatatatatatatatatatatatatatatatatatatatatatatataacatacatactatatatttatatacatatatatacgaatatatatatatatatatatatatattatatatatatatatatatatatatatattttttttttttttttttttttttttttttttttttttttttttttttttatatcaaaaatcaacttataatatatatatatatacacattcatacgtatacgcacacacacacacacacacacacacacacacacacacacacacacacacacacacacacacacaacacacacacacacacacacacacacacacacacacacacacacacacacacacacacacacacacacacacacacacacatacacacacacagacacacacacacacacacacacacacacacacacaagcacacactataatatatataataatcaatatatatatataatataatatataataacacaatatatacatacttatatgcatatatatatgtatatatatatatatatatatatatatatatatatatatatatatatatatatagtgtgtgtgtgtgtgtgtgtgtgtgtgtgtgtgtgtgtgtgtgtgtgtgtgtgtgtgtgtgtgtgtgtgtgtgtgtgtgtgtgtatatgtgtgtgtgtgtgtgtgtgtgttacatatagtcatatctatctatctacatatatgtcagtctctcaatctatctatatatgtttatatattatatatatatatatatatatatatatatatatatatatatatatatatatatatatatatgtatatatatatattatatatatatatatatatatatatatatatatatatatatatatatgtgtgtgtgtgtgtgtgtgtgtgtgtgtgtatgtgtgtatgtgtgtatgtgtgtatgtgtgtgtgtgtgtgtgtgtgtgtgtgtgtgtgtgtgtgtgtgtgtgtgtgtgtgtgtgtgtgtgtgtgtgtgtgtgtgtgtgtgtgtgtgtgtgagtgtgtgtgtgagcacgtggccgagtggttagagcatcggactcaagactgtcacgacggcaatctgagttcgagggttcgagtcgccggccggcgcgttgttcccttgggcaaggaacttcacctcgattgcctacctagccactgggtggccaagccagcccaagtcagtgctggtcccaagcccggataaaatagagagaatgattacctaaaacgtaacaccggcactctccgtggaaaggaactggggaccctaccacgtactcactccaagagcatcacatgaaaactacaattaagtatcatgctgtgaccacggcggctcatgcatgaacctaccgtaaaaaaaaaaaaataaataaataaataatgataaaaaaaaaaaaaaaaaaaaaaaaaaaaaaaaaaatatatatatatatatatatatatatatatatatatatatatatatatatatatatatatatatatatatatatagacatatgtatgtatgtatgtatgtacagtcatTATATTCCCAACTACATTATATTCCCAACTTGTAATAGAAAATATTAAcaagttttcagtttttttcctctGACCTTTTCTTACAGCGTCATGGCCCTCTACACTGTATGGAAGGTCTTCTGTGTTGTgtgccccctccctacccctcccctgtgGCTCCGGACTTCCTCAGATTCGCCTTTTGTGGACCAGATTAGTGCAATTGGTCCTTTGAGAAGACCCTCTTTGCCAGCTCCCCTCCTTGGCCTGCTCTGGACCCCCTAGCTCCATTTTCAgcctcctccctctgcctttcgTTCCCTCGCGTCCTATaatccttcctaccctccttcccgccttcttttcctccccttcacgcttcatctctcttcctccctttctcctgtaTATATGTCGACAACCTTTTCgaatccttttctctcctctaacGTGTATACCAAATCTCCCTTGCTCAttgacaccattttttttctctctccctctccttttgtaTGTTTCTTATCCTTGCTTAGAGGCTTGTTTATTTCGTCTTTCTTTGTGTCGCATACGTATGCATTTATCCTTGGCCTCTCTGTGTCCTGGTCTGTTTTCTTTCTCGTACGCTCTTGTCGCCAGTGCTGAAAGGAAACTGTATCTGTACTGAACATTTATATAGATCCAGAACCTCTCTATCtaactgtgtatacatacatatgtacatatgcatatatatatatatatatatatatatatatatatatatattaatatatatatatacatacataatatatatatatatatatatattaatatatatatatatatatatatgtatatatatatatatatatgcatatggacatatgtacacacacacacacacacacacacacacatacatacatacacacacacacacacacacacacacacacacacacacacacacacacacaccaacacacacacaaacatacaaaatacatacatatatatatatatatatatatatatataatatataaatatatatatatatctgtgtgtgtgtgtgtgtgtgtgtgtgtgtgtgtgtgtgtgtgtgtgtgtgtgtgtgtgtgtgtgtgtgtgtgtgtgtgtgcgtgtgtgcgtgcgtgcgtgcgtgcgtgcgtgcgtgcgtgcgtgcgtgcgtgcgtgcgtgcgtgcgtgcgtgcgtgcgcgcgcgtgtgtgtgtgtgtgtgtgtgtctatatacatatacatatacatgtacatatatatgtatatgtatatgtatgtatatgtatatgtatatgtatatatatatatatatttatatgtgagtgtgtgtatgtgtatgtgtgtgtgtatacaaacatacatgcatacatacgtacatatatacatgcatacacacatatacacatacacacacacacacacacacacacacacacacacacacacacacacacacacacacacacacacacacacatatatatatatatatatatatatatatatatatatatataatacatacatgtatatatatacaatatatatatatatatatatatatatatatatattatatatatatatatatatatataatatataatatataatattatatatatatatatacatatatagatatatatacatatatatagatagacagatagatagacacacacacaacacacacacacacacacacacacacacacacacacacacacacacacacacacacacacacacacacacacacacacacacacacacacacatacacacacacacatatatatatatatatatatatatatgaatatataccaacctacacaagcatacatatatcatTGCCGAAGTAAAGTCTGAGACATAAAAAAATCGTGTTGAGCTAGTTAGCACTGTTTTCATAAGAGATTAAAAAAGCACTGGGTTGCTTGTACAATTTATGGCAACATGCTTGTGTGAGATAGATGTCATTACTCTCACAtatcaaaacaaagaaagtaaaacagCTTAAATAAATGTGTTAACGTGGATGttgaaaacgcacacacacacacacacacacacacacacacacacacacacacacacacacacacacacacacacacacacacacacacacacacacacacacacacacacacacacacacacacacacacacacacacacacacacacacatacacacacacacacgtacacatacataaacgtgAGTGCGTATGCTCGTTCCATTACCCACGAAGAAAGGCAACTTTTGCGTCCCAAGGCGGGAGCTCAGTTACAAGTGTTCTCAGTTTGATGTTGGCTGTAGGAACATCAAGAAATTTAGTGTAGTTCCGGGGGGAGATAATAACTATACACTGTGAGCAATGCACTACGGGCTCGAAAATGCAATCGTGCATATTAATGAtgtaacggatatatatatatgtgtgttatgtaatgGTATTTTCCTGGTGGTTATAGTGTCGAAGGTACACAGGAATATCTCCCTGGAAGGTAAGTAGggttaaaaataacataatgggTATAATTTCGTGTAATATTCATTTCATACCTGATGGTGAACAAATATCTCTTTGGCTAGGGAGTTAGAGGGAGCAGGAGTTATATTCACTTGTATTCTGAATATAtaacttttagatttttttttttgggggagagggttgttgaaaattaaattaagaaaattataatgtgtAGTTCGATATTCTCTTTTGGTATTCACACTGAAGAGTATATACGAGTACAAACCCGTCATCAAACTATGGTTATGAAACTTATTACAATTTCTTCAGATTGCGTAAAGCCAAAGCCAAACATTAATTAATATCTGACCCACACGGCTTATCAAGAAACAGTTTTCAGCTCTATGGCCTCGTGATattactttctctatttttcatgtTCGTGTTTTCTCCTGTAGGTAGTGATAAAAATGGCCAGAGATTATTTGCTGATAGTATAAACACAGCATTGCAGTGATCGTAACAGCTGTTAATATCAGGACTGAGCAGTTGCCTCAAACCTTTAATCTTTtaagattttgattttgatacaTGTTCTGTAACTGAGATAATTGGAAGCTTGGCAGGAAGTGAATACAACGTTAACCATCAGTAATTGGAAATAATTACAGATGACCACCATATAGAAGAAGTTAATGAATTAAAGCCAAATTATACGAATACGCAAACAAACTCCAGCATTTACAATAGGTTACACGATACCAACAGCTAGAGCATGTGAGCGTGCAAGTAGCCCAGTGCAATGAAAATATATCCACCCGTTCTTCTCGTACCCTATGTGTTCTCGAGGCCTGGGTATCGTTTTAGTAAGATAAGCTGACAATAACAGCAAATGGTATTTATGTGATTAATTAGGAATTATGGAAACTAATCCGTACCTGTATATTTACATTCACAGttcttttttattacagataACTAGCAACTGCTGTTCAGATGTGTAATTCTGCCTTTTTACATTTTCACTAAAACATAccttatagataaaatattatatgaagtCCATTACAATTGCCTTTTTACAGTACAGTACAGTGAAATGTACACGTAGACACAAATATCTGCTACAGTTATGTGGTGTAAATGCCTGATCTTATACCGTTGTTTAATGATCAGTACCAAAGTGATAGATGTAAATTTTCGAAAGGTGTCAAATAAATACATAGTGTGAGGTTATCAACATATTTTAGGCAGCAAGGATTTCCAAAACAAATTATGGTTAGATATTCACATAGCACTCCTCATTTTTCaaacgaaatatgaaaaaataaaaaattccgcCATATCTACTGACAAGAAAATGCTGGATTGACATACCACGTTCCCAGAGTTCTCCGAGCAAATTATgactgcatacatatatgaagtaAGATTTGCatcaattttacacacacacgcgagcggcCGCAGACATATGCAGAAGTAGGTGGTGTTCACACAAGTAACATCTACTGGCAGTATGAAGCGTTGTCTTTCTGGAACATAAGGAATGTAACAAAAAAGTTCCTGCGCTAGTGGGCTTGCGATGCTTAGTATAATAAATTGTATCCTGTACatcaatgtaataatgatgaagtataaacaactgtaataataatttactGTATCGTATGCATGGAGGTGATTTCAACCCACCCCGGGTTCCACAAGCGATATAGTGAGTTTAGTCAATGTGGATTTAAcatactgtcgttattattagttAAATAGTTATTGTAATCATTTCCAACACATGGAGTGACAAAGTTTCTGGAAGGAAACAGGGGACGCAATGTACTAGGGAGTTGGGGCGCCCTTCATGCTCAGAAGTAGAACTTGGTTGTTTGAACAAATCACTGACCAAATAAAGTCGTTCTCGAGACTAAAGTGCtaattagaaaaaagagagaaaaaaataaatagatcgtAGTAGTGAGAAAATAGGAACTAAATATGTGAATAATTCTTTAGTGTTGCGGTTATATTTACCAAACAGTTGCAAAGTCAGATTACGGGTAAAATGAAACCAATCAGGGCGGGGGAGTTTTGTATCATGTGGAGTTCCCTTCGAGGCCCCCCTGCTGCTTCCCTCTCACATGGAAGCAGCaaagtaattatgtatattttctaacTGTCACTTCTGATTTCTGAAATTTTGTACACGCAAGTCAATGAAATTCAACAATATCTTTTCGTTTACAAAGATGGAAATCAACCAAAACTAATATCAGTTTGACTTATTTACAGTGTGGAAATACCACTGTGTGTGATTTATGCAACATGTTACTTATGGTGACTAATATCATAATCCAGTGAAGAAATACTTAAACCCTCAGCCGAGCTGGTTTTGCACTACACTGTAGTAAAtcaaaccaaaattttatatcGAAACATTAAACACCAGGCGTCCCCAAAATACCCTGGTTAAAATTACCTTGATTAAACCAAAATAGACTTGCCCATAAACCATGATATAGGATTCGTACAATAACAGGCCTAGGGAACGATTTTCAAAAAATGTATTCCTGCTTCTAAacattccttttctctcgctaGCCACGAATAGTATGTTTTTCCTAAGCCAGATGAGTGGCAACGGCACTAATTATTACTAGAGACATAATTGCACTCGTTTCTTAATGCTGAAGCCAACAGGATCTGTTGAAGATCACAGTAATAACGGCGGCGTGTATTCTGTTTTATATCTTGACTCATTATGCAGCCACTTTTATGcagtatataagaaaaacaatgttGGCTATGCAAGTGTCtgggaaataacaataacaaagcctGTAATTAGACAAGAATGAGTAAAATTGCGTTATAAATGATTGTTATTTGtgacaaatatacaaaaattttaagtgCAGGTGTCTCTAGTGGCTAGTTTAAGGCATAGCCACCGAGTTTTTACATAGTTTGTACTGTAGGATCTTCATTGCAAATGCAGCATATTGATATTGAACCTTAATACCCATAAGCTGTCTTTAAATTATATTCCTTGTTTGTTAAATGATGTACAAAGTATTGTGTCGATTAAAAAGTTGTGGCATGAACAGGTATCTCCTAAATTTTCAGTTCAGCAATAGGAAATGACTGATGACAAGACTCTGTCATACCACAttactacatacatttatattcaaatatattttatagtttatatgacgaaatttcacacacacaagcacacgcacacgcacacacacacacacacacacacacacacacacacacacacacacacacacacacacacacacacacacacacacacatatatatatatatatatatatatatatatatatatatatatatatatatatatatatacatatataatctgtatgtgtctgtgtgtgtgtgtgtactttatgtctgtatgtatgtacatagtaataacaactatcCTAATTTTACAAAGTGACATGACCAGCTAAGAgattctctgcattttttttatgtagttgaACAGATATAAGTTGTTTCTTTATATGCGGAGGTTTTCGTTATGTAATATCATTTTGAAATAAGAACTTAAACTTATATTGCAGCATACGGTGGCCATGTACTTGCCAAAGCTATCAGCTAAAGGAAATGAATGCCCAGCTACATTAATAAACTTCAAGTTTCATTTATAGAAGATTTATGTAACGTGAGCATAAGGGCACAAATCtagtaatatttttcttttttccaaaacacctagttaataaattttcaaaatgccTATTTATATCATAAATCTCAGCATCACATTTTAAACCAATATCCAGTGATGAATATCATCTATTTTTCCTTGACAATGCAATTCGGTCTTGAGTTAATTTTTGTGCATTAACGAATCCCATACAAGTGATCTGATCTTTTTctcattgtcattttctttatttgttaactTTTTTACGACTTAATATTGCCTTCTTGGAGAACTTCCTCGGAATTGTCATAAGGATCGTTAACACTGATCTGCTGTtctctatcattatcacgatGATTAGGCAGCATCCCGTTATCCAGGATCCTGAAGTCCATAGGATCGCTGATAAGGCTCTTCGaccttttggctttttttcggCCGATTGTTGtaatcttttctttcactttcttccccatcagggaagggaaaaagacattttcctttttcccgttagTCTTCGTCCTGTGGTCGGAGTCGGAGTCGTCTCCGGTCATGGGCGATGCTGTGAGGTCCTCCCCTCTCGGGGTATGAGGGCTGGAGGACGTCCCGGGTTGTCCCAAGTCGCTCGTCGACTTGGAGAGCGGCATCGTCTCATTCTTCAGGTTGTCACTGGCGGCCAGGAAGGTCCTCGGAGGCTTAGGGGGTGGCTGCTTGGACCTCGGAGGTGCCTGAGACGGAGGAGCCATCGGCTGGGACGAAGGAGGCGTAGGTTCTTGCGTCTGGCCGGGGAGAAGGCGGTCTGTGTgcgaaggggtggaagggggcgtGGTGGGGACGTCTTTGGGCATGTCGCGTCTTATGGCTCTCCATGCCTGGTGAGGTTCTACAGCTTTGCCACTCTGAAATAATATATTTGGTATTAGAAAACACTGCACCACAGATGTGAATGTTTAACCTTTCTAGACAGTAACAAAGTACCGTTACAGTACAAATGAAGTCTAAGGCCCATAAACAATAGCAGTACAATCTCCTTACAGATCCCTGCTTGAAGATATGTAGactgtgaaaaaaacaaaacaagttaATAAATACACTCAGCGGTAGTAGTAACTCAAAATGTTACAAAATACCAATCCCTTCAGAGAACGACGTACTATAGCGAGGAGATTTGCGAGCTCATCGTTGAAAGCATCCATGTCGAACTTGACATTTGGTCGTTGACGGTTACTTTTGTCTTTGGTTTCACTGGTTACTCCTGTGTCTGTAGAGTATAAACAATATCATATTGAGTAACCGTTGTATAGTTATGGAAGATGGGTGCAACAGATGAAAAGAAGACATTGTTTGGAATATATCTTTTTGAATGGGTCTTACTAAAGACCACATAAAGCATAAAGAATGAAATGGGTATATTTGTGTCAGACTGATTCAAAAACTGAatgaaataatttgcaataattgagTGAACTGCAAATATTTCTAATGACATCAACAAAATATCGGGCTATTATAGATAAGTTACCCCTAAAGATGTAACATTTTCTTTAGACTTATTTTGATAACCATTTTCTTTGATGTAAGGGTACACTATATATTTTCTGGAAATGTAAGACCCTTTCTTATAACACATACTAACGGCCTAAAGGTCTTTTCATGTAACTTATTGCATTACAGATGTGCATATTAGGTAATCTTACCCTTTGGCTTAGGGAAAACGTTCTCattattttgttggtttgttgttacTGCAACGTTTCTTTCTGAAAAGAATTTTTGACGTTAATATTTCGgtccatacacatatattttcacacacacacacagatgcgtgtgtgtgtgtgtgtgcgtgcatgcgtgcgtgcgtgcgtgcgtgcgtgcgtgcgtgcgtgcgtgtgtgtgtgtgtgtgtgtgtgtgtgtgtgtgtgtgtgtgtgtgtgtgttgttgtgtgtgtgtgtgtgtgtgtgtgtgtgtgtgtgtgtgtgtgtgtgtgtgtgtgtgtgtgcacatacatacatacatatatatatatatatatatatatatatatatatatatatatatatatatatatatatatatatatatgcatacatacatatatacagacagtatatatatacatatatatatatatatatatatatatatatatatatatatatatatatatatatatgtgtgtgtgtgtgtgtgtgtgtgtgtgtgtgtgtgtgtgtgtgtgtgtgtgtgtgtgtgtgtgtgtgtgtgtgtgtgtgtgtgtgtgtgtgagtgtgtgtatacacacatgtgtgtatatatatacattacatatatatatgtatatatgtgtgtgtgtatatatatatatatatatatatatatatatatatatatatatatatatatatatatatgtgtgtgtgtgtgtgtgtgtgtgtgtgtgtgtgtgtgtgtgtgtgtgtgtgtgtgtgtgtgtgtgtgtgtgtgtgtgtgtgtgtgtatgtgtgtgtcggtgtgtgtgtgtgtgtgcgtgcgtgcgtgtgtgtgtgtatgtgtgtgtgtgtgtgtgtatgtgtgtgtgtgtgtgtgtacatacatacatacatatatatatatatatatatataatatatatatatatatatatatatatatatatatatatatatatata
It includes:
- the LOC119581131 gene encoding histone H3.v1-like, yielding MATNIDELVKEAEETDFVLDTQDELLTLLQTLRDFEQEAEKRLKDIKTTRCDKNVAKETQMEESDEDESHEPGFNGGDSTAELTLEEVRRELMSLESEGHEEGNKQSRKERNVAVTTNQQNNENVFPKPKDTGVTSETKDKSNRQRPNVKFDMDAFNDELANLLAISGKAVEPHQAWRAIRRDMPKDVPTTPPSTPSHTDRLLPGQTQEPTPPSSQPMAPPSQAPPRSKQPPPKPPRTFLAASDNLKNETMPLSKSTSDLGQPGTSSSPHTPRGEDLTASPMTGDDSDSDHRTKTNGKKENVFFPSLMGKKVKEKITTIGRKKAKRSKSLISDPMDFRILDNGMLPNHRDNDREQQISVNDPYDNSEEVLQEGNIKS